GCTGGTGGAACTGGGTCATCAGCAGTACGAACCAGTCCCGTTTACACCGGATTCCCGGGCGTTCCAGCATCGTTCCGAGGTTGACCTTTACCTCGCCATGCATCGGTGCCGGGAAAGGCTGGATGAAGGCGTACCTGCCGCAGAGGTCTGGCTCGACGTACCTGGCCCTTGTGAAAATGCCTGGTTGACCAGCCGCCGGGACCGGTTGTTGCTGGAATTGGGCCGGCAGGCGGAGCGCCAGGGAGATCGGGAGCTGGCGTTAGATGCCTTCGCCAGCAGCGGCCATCGGGAAGCGCGACTGAAGCAGCTTCGATTGCTCGTGCGGCTGAAACGTCATCAGGAAGCCTGGGCCATTGCGTCGGAGTGGCGGAGCCATGATCTGAGCGACGCCGAAGCCCAGGGCCTGGCACGGATCCTGAAACGGCTCGCAAGCAGGCTTGGAAAGACACCACCAGTGCCGCCAGCGCGACCAGCAATCCGGGACATCAGCCTTACCTTGCCGAAGCCGGCAATGGGATCGGTTGAATACGCCGTACAGCAACACCTGCATCGGGAAGAGACGCCTGCGTTCTATGTGGAAAACACCCTGATCAATGGCCTGTTTGGCCTGCTCTGCTGGCAAACCATCTTTGCCCCGGTGCCGGGGGCGTTTTTCCATCCGTTCCATGTTGGCCCTGCGGACCTGACCCGGGAGGATTTCGTCAGCCGCCGTCAGGCCGCCTTCGAACAGTGCTTCGCTCTACTAGCCGATGGCAGCTACCCGGAGCGAATTCTGGCGAATTACCGGGCGAAACAGGGCACCACCAATCCTTTCGTGATCTGGCCCGTCATCAACGAGGAACTCCTCAGCCTGGCCTTGGACTGCATTCCAGCAGAGGATCTGGAAACCCTCTTCCGCCGCCTGTTACGGAATGTCCGGGAGCACCGCAGTGGCTTCCCCGATCTGATTCGTTTCTTTCCCGGCGTCACCGATACCGAAAAGCGTTATGAAATGGTTGAAGTGAAAGGTCCGGGCGATCGGCTGCAGGACCATCAGATACGTTGGCTCGAATTTTTTGCCGTTGAGGGTATCCCCGCCAGTGTCTGCTACGTGCGCTGGCAAGACGATGGGGTAATGGAATGACGCTGAAGGTAGCCGTCCGAACCCTGTGCGAATTTGCCGCGCGCAGGGGCGATCTGGACTTCCGCTACACCCCGGCTCCCAGTGCCGAAGAGGGCATCGCCGGCCACCAGGCAATACAATCCCGTCGCGGCTATGGCTATAAAAGCGAGTATTTACTGACT
This genomic stretch from Marinobacter salsuginis harbors:
- a CDS encoding VRR-NUC domain-containing protein translates to MSSAKPQSKQPGTADLNNPLYYLENMETVLGWVQSHHGDLLTGDELDRLASFHSLSRPARALLTRMVMRTGDLFRSDKLNYPELGVPESRALEELDGADWLDTDPLLSLDELFRLFTLGELRPAARPLLEAAGKPANLPKGQMRDALFSQFPDPLTVGDWLGQHAKPVVRLKTMALFDRVRLMFFGNLRQSWSDFVLVELGHQQYEPVPFTPDSRAFQHRSEVDLYLAMHRCRERLDEGVPAAEVWLDVPGPCENAWLTSRRDRLLLELGRQAERQGDRELALDAFASSGHREARLKQLRLLVRLKRHQEAWAIASEWRSHDLSDAEAQGLARILKRLASRLGKTPPVPPARPAIRDISLTLPKPAMGSVEYAVQQHLHREETPAFYVENTLINGLFGLLCWQTIFAPVPGAFFHPFHVGPADLTREDFVSRRQAAFEQCFALLADGSYPERILANYRAKQGTTNPFVIWPVINEELLSLALDCIPAEDLETLFRRLLRNVREHRSGFPDLIRFFPGVTDTEKRYEMVEVKGPGDRLQDHQIRWLEFFAVEGIPASVCYVRWQDDGVME